The following proteins come from a genomic window of Mariniflexile sp. TRM1-10:
- the rsgA gene encoding ribosome small subunit-dependent GTPase A, which produces MTGLVYKSTGSWYTVKTPLGDTYECRIKGKFRIKGIKSTNPIAVGDFVDFELETDNNQVSGVIHNIHDRTNYIVRKSVNLSKQTHIIASNIDQVFLMITINNPPTSTSFIDRFLVTANAYSIKTVLLFNKIDTYDEETLDEVRYLAHVYRKIGYECIGVSAVTGKNVDKVKTLMLNKVSMFSGHSGVGKSTLVNAIEPTLDIKTKEISTLHMQGQHTTTFAEMFDLAFGGKIIDTPGIKGFGVVDMDKEEIGDYFPEIFKLKQDCKFNNCLHIKEPNCAVKKALDNDEIAFSRYRSYLQIVEGEDEHYRTDTWESQ; this is translated from the coding sequence ATGACAGGACTCGTTTATAAATCTACAGGAAGTTGGTACACGGTGAAAACCCCGTTGGGAGATACCTACGAATGCCGAATAAAAGGTAAATTCCGAATAAAAGGCATTAAAAGTACGAACCCCATTGCGGTAGGCGATTTTGTGGATTTTGAATTGGAAACCGATAACAACCAAGTGTCGGGTGTCATTCATAATATACACGATAGAACCAATTACATTGTTCGGAAATCGGTTAATCTTTCCAAGCAAACCCATATCATTGCGTCCAATATTGATCAGGTTTTTTTAATGATTACCATTAACAATCCACCCACTTCAACCAGCTTTATCGATCGGTTTTTAGTAACTGCCAATGCCTATTCCATTAAAACAGTATTGCTGTTTAATAAGATAGATACTTATGACGAAGAGACCTTAGATGAAGTTAGATATTTAGCACATGTTTACCGAAAAATAGGCTATGAATGTATTGGTGTTTCAGCCGTAACAGGTAAAAACGTAGATAAGGTAAAAACTTTAATGCTTAATAAAGTGAGCATGTTTTCGGGACATTCAGGCGTTGGTAAATCCACGCTTGTAAATGCTATTGAACCAACGTTGGATATAAAAACCAAAGAAATTTCCACACTTCACATGCAAGGGCAACACACGACAACTTTTGCTGAAATGTTTGATTTGGCTTTTGGAGGAAAAATTATCGATACACCTGGAATAAAAGGATTTGGAGTGGTGGATATGGATAAAGAAGAAATAGGTGATTATTTTCCTGAAATATTCAAATTGAAACAAGATTGTAAGTTTAATAATTGCTTACATATAAAAGAACCAAATTGTGCAGTAAAAAAAGCATTAGATAATGACGAGATTGCCTTTTCACGCTACCGTAGTTATTTGCAAATTGTAGAAGGGGAAGATGAACATTATAGAACGGATACTTGGGAAAGCCAGTAA
- a CDS encoding 3-phosphoshikimate 1-carboxyvinyltransferase, protein MNITLQKSQIANRQSKVTITGSKSESNRLLLLKALCPTINLENVSNSDDSCLMTEALKSVSEVVDIHHAGTAMRFLTAYFSIQEGREVTLTGSKRMKERPIQILVEALQELGAEIEYVENAGYPPIKIKGKKLLKNKVSLQANVSSQYISALLLIASRLENGLELTLKGEITSVPYIKMTLSLLDEIGVESSFVGNTITVKPNTQHLTSTTLTVESDWSSASYYFSIVALCDVGTEITLSSYKENSLQGDSVLVEIYKHFGVTSTFNGNSITLKKETFNVQPLTLNLQNAPDIAQTIAVTCFALGMPCDLTGLHTLKIKETDRLVALKTEIEKLGGNVDITDKSLHLSASNAIKEYVPIATYNDHRMAMAFAPLALKTPIVIEDAEVVSKSYPTFWDDLESIGFKITK, encoded by the coding sequence ATGAATATCACACTTCAAAAATCGCAAATCGCAAATCGTCAATCTAAAGTTACCATTACAGGTTCTAAAAGCGAATCGAACAGATTGTTGCTTTTAAAAGCTCTGTGCCCAACCATTAATCTAGAAAATGTTTCAAATTCAGATGATAGTTGTTTAATGACCGAGGCTTTAAAATCAGTTTCCGAAGTTGTCGATATTCATCATGCAGGTACCGCCATGCGATTTTTAACAGCCTATTTTTCTATTCAAGAAGGCCGTGAAGTAACGCTTACAGGTTCTAAACGTATGAAAGAGCGTCCCATTCAAATTTTGGTAGAGGCGCTTCAAGAACTTGGGGCTGAAATTGAATATGTTGAAAATGCAGGTTATCCCCCTATAAAAATCAAAGGAAAAAAACTGCTTAAAAATAAAGTATCATTACAAGCCAATGTTAGTAGTCAATATATTTCAGCTTTATTATTGATAGCTTCAAGACTTGAAAACGGATTGGAGTTAACACTTAAAGGTGAAATAACCTCAGTGCCTTATATAAAAATGACGCTTAGTTTATTGGACGAAATTGGTGTTGAATCTTCATTTGTTGGAAATACAATTACCGTAAAACCTAACACCCAACACCTAACATCTACAACTTTAACAGTGGAGTCGGATTGGTCTTCAGCATCTTATTATTTTAGTATTGTGGCACTTTGTGACGTTGGAACAGAGATTACACTATCGTCATACAAAGAAAACTCCCTGCAGGGTGATTCTGTTTTGGTAGAAATTTATAAACATTTTGGGGTTACATCAACTTTTAATGGTAATAGTATCACGCTCAAAAAAGAAACTTTCAACGTTCAACCTTTAACTTTAAACTTACAGAATGCGCCCGATATAGCCCAAACCATAGCCGTAACTTGTTTTGCTTTGGGAATGCCTTGTGATTTAACGGGACTTCACACCTTAAAGATAAAAGAAACCGATAGGTTAGTGGCTTTAAAAACCGAAATAGAAAAATTAGGAGGAAACGTTGACATAACAGATAAATCTTTACATCTTTCAGCCTCAAACGCCATAAAAGAATACGTGCCTATTGCGACTTATAACGACCATAGAATGGCTATGGCATTTGCACCATTAGCGCTTAAGACACCAATAGTTATTGAAGATGCTGAGGTGGTTTCAAAATCATATCCAACCTTCTGGGATGATCTTGAATCTATAGGTTTTAAAATAACTAAATAA
- the queA gene encoding tRNA preQ1(34) S-adenosylmethionine ribosyltransferase-isomerase QueA, translating into MKLSHFGFNLPEELLAEYPAENRDESRLMVLDRKKQTIEHKMFKDIINYFDEDDVLILNNTKVFPARLYGNKEKTGARIEVFLLRELNEEQRLWDVLVDPARKIRIGNKLYFGDDDTLVAEVIDNTTSRGRTLRFLYDGSYKEFRRKLNELGETPLPKYIKREVQPEDEERYQTIYAKNEGAVAAPTAGLHFSKHLLKRLEIKGVKFAEVTLHVGLGTFNPVEVEDLSKHKMDSEELKIDEKAVEIVNKGIQNKKRVCAVGTTAMRAIESSVSSGGRLNEVDGWTNKFIFPPYDFSIANCMITNFHTPKSTLLMMVSAFAGHDFIKKAYEEAVKEKYKFYSYGDAMLII; encoded by the coding sequence ATGAAATTATCACACTTTGGTTTTAATTTACCAGAAGAATTATTAGCAGAATATCCAGCAGAAAATAGAGATGAATCTCGTTTAATGGTTTTAGATAGAAAAAAGCAAACCATCGAACATAAAATGTTTAAAGATATTATCAACTATTTTGATGAAGATGATGTTTTAATTCTAAATAACACTAAAGTATTTCCTGCTAGATTATACGGTAATAAAGAAAAAACAGGGGCCAGAATCGAGGTGTTTTTATTAAGAGAGTTAAACGAAGAACAACGCCTTTGGGATGTGTTGGTTGATCCTGCACGTAAAATAAGAATTGGTAATAAACTATACTTTGGTGACGACGATACATTAGTAGCAGAAGTTATTGATAACACGACATCTCGTGGTCGTACATTACGTTTTTTATATGATGGATCTTATAAGGAATTCCGTAGAAAATTAAACGAATTAGGTGAAACACCACTTCCGAAATACATAAAAAGAGAAGTGCAACCCGAAGATGAAGAACGTTACCAAACCATTTATGCTAAAAATGAAGGTGCTGTAGCAGCTCCAACTGCCGGACTTCATTTTTCAAAACATCTATTAAAACGTTTAGAAATTAAAGGTGTTAAATTTGCTGAGGTGACGTTGCATGTTGGTTTAGGAACTTTTAATCCAGTTGAAGTTGAAGATCTTTCTAAGCACAAAATGGATAGTGAAGAGCTTAAAATAGATGAAAAAGCAGTAGAAATAGTAAATAAAGGTATCCAAAATAAAAAACGTGTTTGTGCGGTAGGTACTACAGCAATGCGTGCTATAGAAAGTTCGGTCTCATCAGGCGGACGATTAAATGAAGTTGATGGATGGACAAACAAATTCATTTTTCCTCCTTACGATTTTAGTATCGCTAACTGCATGATTACTAACTTTCATACGCCAAAATCAACCTTGTTGATGATGGTTTCGGCATTTGCAGGCCATGATTTTATTAAAAAAGCTTACGAAGAAGCCGTAAAAGAAAAGTATAAATTCTACAGTTATGGCGATGCCATGTTAATCATATAA
- a CDS encoding transglutaminase domain-containing protein, whose amino-acid sequence MRITTLLLGLCFCFNTFAQNFSFGKVSKEELEEKFNPLDSSANATYLYKYRRTYMQYRQEEGFSLVTEIQERIKIYNQEGFDYATKEVNLYKRGSDDEQILSLKGYTYNLVEDKLVETKLEKDGIFKTEESKYHNQAKFTMPNIKDGSVVEYKYTITSPFYWNIDDFEFQHDIPIKYVEAVFEAPEYFNFKPIPKGYFGFKPTTEAKRDVIRFSSSQRGAGGFNGSNGTTFSSSELEFIKNTSTYKLSNVPALKDEPFVNNINNYRSAVKYELSYTKFPQSPLKYFSTTWEDVVKTIYESPSFDVELDRTGYFEEDIDALISSISDPMARASLIYSHVKSRVKWNGYYGKYTDGGVRKAYKDQVGNDAEINLMLTAMLRYAGLNANPVLVSSRNNGIPLFPTLDGYNYVVSAIETLDGVILLDATSKYSTPNILPFRTLNWEGRIVRKDKSSSTINLYPKEKSKKTVSIIANLKDTGSLEGGIRTVKTNHDAMIYREQYLEADKNQYLEKLENKYTDMEIDGFEVKNEMDLSKPIMESFKFTLENQADIIADKLYFSPLFFLRTKENPFKLEKREFPVDFGYPSSSKYMINIDLPEGYKVEVIPEPLVMTMPDNLGTFKYNISASDKKIQLVIDTEINESIISPIYYEVLKEYFSKMVEKEAEQIVLTKV is encoded by the coding sequence ATGAGAATTACAACACTATTATTAGGCCTTTGCTTTTGTTTTAACACATTTGCTCAAAATTTTAGTTTTGGTAAAGTATCAAAAGAGGAATTAGAAGAAAAATTTAATCCATTGGATTCTTCGGCAAATGCCACCTATTTGTATAAATATAGAAGAACATATATGCAATATAGACAAGAGGAAGGGTTTTCGTTGGTTACTGAAATACAAGAACGAATTAAGATATACAACCAAGAAGGTTTTGATTATGCTACGAAAGAAGTGAATCTTTATAAAAGAGGAAGTGACGACGAACAAATTTTAAGTTTAAAGGGTTATACATATAATTTAGTAGAAGACAAGTTAGTGGAAACAAAACTTGAAAAGGATGGTATTTTTAAAACCGAAGAATCAAAGTATCATAATCAAGCAAAATTTACAATGCCAAATATAAAGGATGGTTCTGTTGTAGAATATAAATATACAATTACGTCGCCATTTTATTGGAATATTGATGATTTTGAATTTCAGCATGACATTCCCATAAAATATGTTGAAGCTGTATTTGAAGCTCCGGAGTATTTCAATTTTAAACCAATTCCCAAAGGATATTTTGGTTTTAAACCAACAACCGAAGCTAAAAGAGATGTGATAAGATTTTCAAGTTCGCAAAGAGGAGCCGGTGGTTTTAATGGTTCGAACGGAACAACATTTAGTTCTTCGGAATTAGAATTTATAAAAAATACATCAACATATAAACTTTCTAATGTCCCGGCTTTAAAAGATGAACCTTTTGTAAATAATATTAATAATTACCGTTCGGCAGTTAAATATGAATTGTCTTATACAAAGTTTCCACAATCACCTTTAAAATATTTTTCTACAACTTGGGAAGATGTTGTTAAAACTATTTACGAAAGCCCAAGTTTTGATGTTGAGTTAGATAGAACAGGTTATTTTGAAGAAGATATTGATGCACTAATAAGTAGTATTTCAGATCCAATGGCAAGGGCATCATTAATTTATAGTCATGTAAAGAGCAGAGTCAAATGGAATGGCTATTACGGAAAATATACCGATGGTGGTGTGCGTAAGGCATATAAAGACCAAGTAGGTAATGATGCCGAAATAAATTTAATGTTAACAGCTATGTTAAGATATGCTGGGTTAAACGCAAATCCTGTTTTGGTTAGTTCTAGGAACAATGGTATTCCCTTATTTCCAACGCTAGACGGTTATAATTATGTTGTTTCAGCCATAGAAACATTGGATGGTGTTATATTGTTAGACGCTACGAGTAAATACAGTACACCAAACATTTTACCTTTTAGAACATTAAATTGGGAAGGTAGAATTGTTAGAAAAGATAAAAGTTCTTCTACAATAAATTTGTATCCAAAAGAGAAGTCTAAAAAAACGGTATCAATAATTGCAAACTTAAAAGACACTGGTAGTTTAGAAGGGGGAATTAGAACTGTGAAAACCAATCATGATGCCATGATTTATAGAGAGCAATATTTAGAAGCCGATAAAAACCAATATTTAGAAAAGCTAGAAAACAAGTATACTGATATGGAGATAGATGGGTTTGAGGTTAAAAACGAAATGGATTTATCTAAGCCTATTATGGAATCATTTAAATTCACTTTAGAAAACCAAGCAGATATTATAGCAGATAAGTTGTATTTTTCACCTCTATTCTTTTTAAGAACAAAAGAAAATCCATTTAAATTGGAAAAGAGAGAGTTTCCTGTAGATTTTGGCTATCCTTCAAGTAGCAAATACATGATAAATATTGACCTTCCAGAGGGTTATAAAGTTGAAGTTATTCCAGAACCATTAGTTATGACGATGCCAGATAACTTGGGCACATTTAAATACAATATATCTGCAAGCGATAAAAAAATTCAGTTGGTTATAGATACAGAAATAAACGAATCGATTATATCTCCTATATATTACGAAGTTTTAAAAGAGTATTTTAGCAAAATGGTAGAAAAAGAAGCAGAGCAAATAGTATTAACTAAAGTATAG
- a CDS encoding DUF3857 domain-containing transglutaminase family protein, translating into MKVKHIILYFVLFTTLQISSQGNLHASFSIPANLKENANAVVRSSQLDITINSVDDMTVYEKRIITILNKEGNSNIDAFVHYDNNVKIKTFEVLVFNQSGAVIKKVKKNDFKDVSAVDGGTLYSDSRVKYLEYTPISYPYTVEFVCEINTKNTAFIESFTPVNDHFLSVENSSYTINFPSDITIRTKEKNLEGLDVSKESLQNKISYTVKNIEAIKPEAYSPSLVDITPKVLVTSNKFSLEGVQTEVEDWAGFGKWMYQDLIKDTHDLPASTIAMIQNLVKNEASDIDKAKKIYEYVQNKTRYISVQVGIGGWKPFKASEVDKLGYGDCKALTNYTMSLLNAAGIQSNYTVVYAGTSQRSLEKDFAAMQGNHVILNIPIENEEDIWLECTSQKLPFGFIGDFTDDRDVLVITPEAGIIKHTKKYVTEENTQFINGSYTVSNDGLIDVKVTVNSKGTQYDDKYWLQTETERDLDTHYKKRWRYVNGMSINNMQINNNKTNNEFVEDISFVAPNYSKLVGNRMLLPINALNRNTNIPDRYRDRKLPLKIKRGFKDVDEIEIKLPTDFTIESSPDNVAIENKFGSYKAEIIVKDASTILYKREFLINDGEYPKEDYDAYREFYKEINKLDNSKIALIKNQ; encoded by the coding sequence ATGAAGGTTAAGCATATTATTTTATATTTTGTTTTATTCACAACATTACAAATTTCTTCCCAAGGAAACTTACACGCCAGTTTTTCAATTCCAGCCAATTTAAAGGAAAATGCGAATGCCGTTGTACGCTCTAGTCAATTGGATATCACGATAAATTCTGTTGATGATATGACCGTTTATGAAAAGCGCATCATAACCATATTAAATAAAGAAGGGAATAGTAATATAGATGCCTTTGTGCATTATGATAATAATGTAAAAATAAAAACATTTGAAGTTTTAGTGTTTAACCAATCTGGGGCAGTTATTAAAAAAGTTAAAAAGAACGATTTTAAAGATGTTAGTGCTGTAGATGGCGGTACTTTATATTCAGATTCTAGAGTTAAGTATTTAGAATATACACCTATTTCATATCCATATACCGTAGAGTTTGTTTGTGAAATCAATACCAAAAATACGGCATTTATAGAGTCGTTTACGCCAGTTAATGACCATTTTTTAAGTGTTGAAAATAGCTCGTACACTATAAATTTTCCAAGCGATATAACGATTAGAACCAAGGAAAAGAATTTAGAAGGACTTGATGTATCTAAGGAGTCACTTCAAAATAAAATAAGTTATACGGTAAAAAATATAGAAGCTATAAAACCGGAAGCTTATAGTCCTTCTTTAGTTGATATAACACCAAAAGTTTTAGTGACATCCAATAAGTTTTCTTTAGAAGGTGTGCAAACCGAAGTGGAAGATTGGGCTGGTTTTGGAAAATGGATGTATCAAGATTTAATAAAAGACACGCACGATTTGCCAGCAAGCACTATTGCCATGATTCAAAACCTTGTTAAAAATGAAGCTAGCGATATTGATAAAGCAAAAAAGATTTATGAATACGTTCAAAATAAAACACGCTATATCAGTGTGCAAGTGGGTATTGGCGGTTGGAAACCTTTTAAGGCTTCAGAAGTTGATAAATTAGGCTATGGTGATTGTAAGGCATTGACCAACTATACCATGTCGCTTTTAAATGCAGCAGGCATTCAGTCAAATTACACTGTTGTATATGCAGGAACTTCCCAGAGAAGTTTAGAGAAAGATTTTGCCGCAATGCAAGGCAATCATGTTATTCTTAATATTCCCATTGAAAATGAAGAAGATATTTGGTTAGAATGTACAAGTCAAAAACTTCCGTTTGGTTTTATCGGAGATTTTACCGATGATAGAGATGTGCTGGTCATAACACCAGAAGCAGGTATAATAAAACACACAAAAAAATATGTCACCGAAGAAAATACACAATTTATAAATGGAAGCTATACCGTGTCTAACGATGGTTTGATTGATGTAAAAGTAACTGTAAATTCTAAAGGAACTCAATATGATGATAAATATTGGTTACAGACCGAAACAGAGCGGGATTTAGATACCCATTACAAAAAGCGCTGGAGATATGTTAATGGTATGAGTATAAATAACATGCAGATTAATAACAACAAAACAAATAATGAGTTTGTTGAAGACATTAGTTTCGTTGCGCCCAATTACTCTAAACTAGTAGGCAATAGAATGTTGCTTCCAATAAATGCGTTAAATAGAAACACCAATATACCAGACCGATACAGGGATAGAAAATTACCGCTTAAAATTAAAAGAGGTTTTAAAGATGTCGATGAAATTGAAATTAAGTTACCAACAGATTTTACTATAGAATCATCTCCTGATAATGTTGCAATAGAAAATAAATTCGGCAGCTATAAAGCCGAAATTATAGTTAAAGACGCATCTACGATACTTTATAAACGTGAATTTCTAATTAATGATGGCGAATACCCAAAAGAAGATTACGATGCTTATAGAGAGTTCTATAAAGAAATAAATAAACTAGACAATTCAAAAATAGCATTAATTAAAAACCAGTAA
- the rlmN gene encoding 23S rRNA (adenine(2503)-C(2))-methyltransferase RlmN produces MATTKKDIRALSKEQLREFFEKQGDKAFRGNQVYEWLWQKGAHTFDDMTNVSKETRQMLEDNFVINHIKVDTMQRSSDGTVKNAVRLHDGLIVESVLIPTATRTTACVSSQVGCSLDCRFCATARLKRMRNLNPDEIYDQVVAIDNESKLYFNRPLSNIVFMGMGEPLMNYNNVIKAIDKITSPEGLGMSPKRITVSTSGVPKMIKKMADDAVKFNLAVSLHSAIDAVRTTIMPFNENFPLDDLREALEYWYAKTKRKISYEYVVWKGINDTQKDIDAFVKFCKYVPCKVNIIEYNPIDDGEFQQASNEALENYIANLEKNRIVVNVRRSRGKDIDAACGQLANKS; encoded by the coding sequence ATGGCAACAACTAAAAAAGATATTCGCGCATTGAGCAAAGAACAACTTCGTGAGTTCTTCGAAAAACAAGGTGATAAAGCCTTTCGAGGGAATCAGGTTTATGAATGGTTGTGGCAAAAAGGAGCGCATACATTTGATGATATGACGAATGTTTCCAAAGAAACCCGTCAAATGCTGGAAGATAATTTTGTTATCAACCATATAAAAGTCGATACTATGCAGCGTAGTAGCGATGGCACGGTTAAAAATGCAGTGCGTTTGCATGATGGCTTAATTGTAGAGTCTGTCTTAATTCCAACAGCAACCAGAACAACGGCATGTGTGTCAAGTCAAGTAGGCTGTAGCTTAGATTGTAGGTTTTGTGCCACAGCGCGGTTAAAACGTATGCGTAATTTAAACCCCGATGAAATTTACGATCAAGTAGTTGCCATCGATAACGAAAGTAAATTGTATTTCAATCGACCATTAAGTAATATCGTATTTATGGGTATGGGTGAACCACTTATGAATTATAATAACGTTATTAAAGCCATCGATAAGATTACATCTCCCGAAGGTTTGGGAATGTCGCCAAAACGTATAACCGTTTCAACATCGGGCGTGCCTAAAATGATAAAAAAGATGGCAGATGATGCCGTGAAATTTAATTTAGCGGTCTCGTTGCATTCAGCTATCGATGCGGTTAGAACCACCATTATGCCTTTTAATGAAAATTTTCCGTTAGACGATTTACGAGAAGCTTTAGAATATTGGTATGCTAAAACCAAGCGTAAAATAAGTTATGAATACGTGGTTTGGAAAGGCATTAACGATACACAAAAAGATATTGATGCTTTTGTGAAATTCTGTAAATATGTGCCCTGTAAAGTCAATATTATTGAATACAATCCTATTGATGATGGTGAGTTCCAACAAGCATCAAACGAAGCACTGGAAAATTATATTGCTAACTTAGAAAAAAACAGAATTGTAGTGAATGTGCGCCGAAGTAGAGGTAAGGACATTGATGCGGCATGCGGACAATTAGCAAATAAAAGTTAA
- the dtd gene encoding D-aminoacyl-tRNA deacylase, with product MKLVVQRVSKASVTIENVKVADISNGLLVFLGIVADDTQEDIKWLSSKIVNLRVFNDEKGIMNKSLLEVDGDVIVVSQFTLHAATKKGNRPSYIKAAKPDVAIPLYEAFVKQVETDLGKSIQTGQFGADMKVELLNDGPVTIIMDSKNKE from the coding sequence ATGAAATTAGTCGTTCAAAGAGTTTCAAAAGCGAGTGTAACTATTGAGAATGTAAAAGTGGCCGATATTTCAAACGGACTTTTAGTGTTTTTAGGTATAGTTGCTGATGATACGCAAGAAGATATTAAATGGCTGTCCAGCAAAATAGTAAACCTTCGCGTTTTTAATGATGAAAAAGGGATTATGAATAAATCGCTTTTAGAAGTAGATGGCGATGTTATTGTTGTAAGCCAATTTACGTTACACGCTGCAACAAAAAAAGGGAATCGTCCTAGCTATATAAAGGCAGCTAAACCCGATGTTGCTATTCCGCTTTACGAAGCATTTGTAAAACAAGTAGAAACAGATTTAGGCAAGTCTATACAGACCGGACAATTTGGTGCTGACATGAAAGTGGAATTGCTTAACGATGGCCCTGTAACCATAATTATGGATTCTAAAAATAAAGAATAA
- a CDS encoding nucleotide pyrophosphohydrolase, giving the protein MDIKNAQQVVDNWIKDHGVRYFNELTNMAQLTEEVGEVARIIARRYGEQSEKESDKDKDLGEELADVLFVVLCLANQTGVDLQQAFDKRMDKKAKRDHDRHHNNEKLK; this is encoded by the coding sequence ATGGACATAAAAAACGCACAGCAAGTAGTAGATAACTGGATAAAAGACCACGGAGTTCGTTATTTTAACGAACTTACCAATATGGCACAACTTACGGAAGAAGTAGGTGAGGTTGCCCGCATCATTGCCCGTCGTTACGGAGAACAAAGCGAAAAAGAAAGTGATAAGGATAAAGATCTTGGCGAAGAACTTGCCGATGTCTTGTTTGTAGTGTTATGTTTAGCAAACCAAACAGGTGTCGATTTGCAACAAGCTTTTGATAAACGAATGGATAAGAAAGCAAAACGCGACCACGATAGGCATCATAATAATGAAAAATTAAAATAA
- a CDS encoding metal-dependent hydrolase has protein sequence MASIFGHSVVGYTLTKVIDANNTKWLLFAAIFSTILPDFDVISFRLGIPYLHPLGHRGFTHSILFAFLWAFVLTFTLGRHRKLIWFFVIFLTTLSHGILDAMTSGGKGVGFFIPFDNERFFFPFRGIKVSPIGIDKFFSEWGAKVIFSEIKYIVLPCFILLCVRFLVFKLKDRYYNEI, from the coding sequence ATGGCGTCCATTTTTGGACATAGCGTTGTTGGTTACACCTTAACAAAAGTTATAGATGCAAACAATACCAAATGGCTGCTCTTTGCTGCTATTTTTTCTACCATTTTACCCGATTTTGATGTTATAAGTTTCCGTTTAGGAATTCCATATTTGCACCCTTTAGGGCATCGTGGGTTTACACATTCTATACTATTTGCTTTTTTATGGGCATTTGTTTTAACATTCACTTTAGGAAGACATCGTAAACTTATCTGGTTTTTTGTTATTTTTTTAACGACACTCTCGCATGGTATTTTAGATGCGATGACTTCTGGAGGCAAAGGTGTTGGTTTTTTTATTCCTTTTGATAACGAACGGTTCTTTTTTCCTTTTAGAGGAATAAAGGTTTCCCCAATTGGTATAGATAAGTTTTTTTCAGAATGGGGAGCAAAAGTGATTTTTAGTGAAATAAAATATATAGTTCTGCCTTGTTTTATTCTATTGTGTGTAAGATTTTTAGTTTTTAAACTAAAAGACAGGTATTATAACGAAATATGA
- a CDS encoding polyprenyl synthetase family protein codes for MKIVEQIKQPIAFEMDLFEQKFLLSMSSKVALLNRITTYIVNRKGKQMRPMFVFLVAKMVSNGEVSERTYRGASVIELIHTATLVHDDVVDDSNRRRGFFSVNALWKNKIAVLIGDYLLSKGLLLSIDNSDFDLLKIISIAVREMSEGELLQIEKARKLDITEAVYYEIIRQKTATLIAACCSLGAASVKPESLHVESMRKFGELIGMAFQIKDDLFDYSDDQIGKPTGIDIKEQKMTLPLIYVLNQADKKDKKWLINSIKNHNKDTKRVKEVIAFVKNNGGLDYAITKMKQFQEEALQILQTYPESDYKSSLVLMVNYVIDRKK; via the coding sequence ATGAAAATAGTAGAGCAAATAAAACAACCCATAGCCTTTGAAATGGACCTTTTCGAGCAAAAGTTCTTGCTTTCAATGTCTAGTAAAGTGGCTTTACTTAACAGAATTACAACTTATATAGTAAACCGAAAAGGCAAGCAAATGCGTCCCATGTTTGTGTTTTTGGTGGCAAAAATGGTATCGAACGGAGAAGTAAGCGAGCGTACCTACAGAGGTGCTTCGGTTATTGAGCTCATCCACACGGCTACTTTGGTACATGATGACGTGGTAGATGACAGCAATCGCCGCCGCGGATTTTTCTCTGTAAATGCCCTTTGGAAGAACAAAATAGCCGTTTTAATTGGCGATTATCTATTGTCAAAAGGGTTGCTTTTAAGTATTGATAATAGCGATTTTGATTTACTTAAAATCATCTCTATTGCGGTACGTGAAATGAGCGAAGGCGAATTGCTTCAAATTGAAAAAGCCCGTAAACTTGATATTACAGAAGCTGTTTATTATGAAATTATACGTCAAAAAACAGCCACTTTAATCGCTGCGTGTTGTAGTTTGGGCGCTGCTTCTGTAAAACCAGAGTCGCTTCATGTAGAATCTATGCGTAAGTTTGGAGAGCTTATAGGTATGGCATTTCAAATAAAAGATGATTTATTCGATTATAGTGACGACCAAATAGGGAAACCAACGGGTATTGATATTAAAGAGCAAAAAATGACTTTGCCTTTAATTTATGTGCTAAATCAAGCCGATAAAAAAGATAAAAAGTGGTTGATCAATTCCATAAAAAACCATAATAAAGACACAAAACGTGTTAAGGAAGTGATAGCTTTTGTTAAAAACAATGGTGGTTTAGATTATGCCATCACTAAAATGAAGCAATTTCAAGAAGAGGCACTACAAATTCTTCAAACCTATCCAGAATCTGATTATAAAAGTTCACTAGTATTGATGGTGAATTATGTTATTGACAGAAAGAAGTAA